A section of the Streptomyces sp. Je 1-369 genome encodes:
- a CDS encoding Lrp/AsnC family transcriptional regulator — protein sequence MRLNDLDERIVHALAEDARRSYADIGQLVGLSAPAVKRRVDRLRATGAITGFTVRVDPAALGWETEGFIEIYCRRNTSPEAIQRGLERYPEISSASTVTGDADAIVQVFAADMRHFERVLERIAGEPFVERTKSVLVLSPLMRRFSSGSPA from the coding sequence GTGCGACTGAACGATCTCGACGAACGCATCGTGCACGCCCTCGCCGAGGACGCCCGCCGCTCCTACGCCGACATCGGCCAGCTGGTCGGACTCTCCGCGCCCGCCGTGAAGCGGCGTGTGGACCGGCTGCGCGCCACCGGAGCCATCACCGGCTTCACGGTCCGCGTGGACCCGGCGGCCCTCGGTTGGGAGACCGAGGGGTTCATCGAGATCTACTGTCGCCGCAACACCTCCCCGGAAGCGATCCAGCGAGGCCTGGAGCGCTATCCGGAGATTTCGTCCGCGTCCACCGTCACCGGTGACGCGGACGCGATCGTCCAGGTCTTCGCCGCCGACATGCGGCACTTCGAACGGGTCCTCGAGCGGATCGCGGGGGAGCCGTTCGTGGAGCGCACGAAGTCGGTGCTCGTGCTCTCGCCCCTGATGCGCCGCTTCTCCTCGGGGTCCCCGGCCTAG